Within the Pseudomonadota bacterium genome, the region CTTATGAGATCATGAACCCTGCGGACATCGGCCTCTCCAAGGGAAATCTGGTCCTCGGCAAGCATTCAGGCCGTCATGCCCTGAAGGACCGGATTGAAACAATGGGCTACACTCTTGGTGAAGAGGAGTTGAATCGGGTTTTCAGCCGTTTCAAAGAGCTTGCCGATGTGAAAAAGGAGATGTTTGACGAAGATCTCGAAGCGATCCTGATGGATGAGGTGCTGCGGATCTCTGAACAGTATGAACTGTTGACCCTTGGGGTGATGAGCGGCAGCAGGGTGATGCCGACGGCCGGAGTCCGGCTCAAGGTTGATGGTAAAGAGGTGGAGAAAGCCGCAATCGGAATCGGTCCGATTGATGCGACATTCAGGTCCATTGCAGAGCTTACGGGCACCAGAAGTAAACTTCTTTACTTTTCGGTCAATTCCATAACCGGCGGCACCGATGCCCAGGGTGAAGTGATGGTGCGCATTGAAGAGGACGGCTATGTGGTAATAGGTCAGGGGGCGGATCCGGATATCATTACTGCTGCTGCCAAGGCCTACCTGAATGCCCTGAATCGATTGGTTTTTTTGAAAAAATCATCTTCGAAAGCACCACGGAAAGCGTGATATCTTTGAGGAAATATAGCTGAGTCGGGCAGCTTTTCTGCCCGTACCGAAATAAATATTAATTATCATGATTTATTAAGGGAAAAAGTGATGAGTAACGAGAATCGGAAATTTAATGTTGCTGTTGCAGGGGCTACCGGCGCTGTCGGCGGGGCCATGCTGAAAGTGCTGGAAAGAAGAAATTTTCCTGTGAAAGAGTTGCGTCTGCTCGCTTCGGAGCGGTCGATTGGTAAGAAGCTGCGATTCAGGGACCAGGATATCGAGGTGAGGCTCCTTGACAAGAACGCCTTTACCGGAATCGATATTGCGCTTTTCTCGGCGGGCGCTGCCAGATCGCTTGATTTCGCACCGGCGGCTGCAGCAGCTGGTGCGGTAGTAGTGGATAACTCCAGCGCCTTCAGGATGGACCCGGAAATTCCTCTGGTGGTCCCGGAGGTCAACCCGCACGCGATTGATCAGTACAAGGGGAGAAGGATTATCGCCAACCCGAACTGCTCGACCATCCAGATGCTCGTTGCCCTGAAACCGATCCACGACAAGGTGCGGATCAAGAGGATCGTTGTCTCCACCTATCAGGCGGTTTCCGGGACGGGAGCGGCCGCGATCGCCGAACTGAAACAGCAGGTTCTTGATTATGCCGCCGGCAGGGAAATGTTGAATAAGGTGTATCCGCATCGGATCGCCTTCAACTGTTTGCCGCAGATCGATTCATTTCTTGCCAATGGGTATACCAAGGAAGAGATGAAGATGGTCAATGAGACGAGAAAGATATTTGAAGACCGGACTATCGGGGTCACGGCAACCACGGTCAGGGTGCCGGTTTTTTATGGCCATTCGGAAGCGGTCAACATTGAGACCGCTGAAAAAATTACCGCTGATCAGGTCAGGGAACTTCTGCGTCAGGCACCCGGGGTAAAAGTTGTGGACGATCCTGCTACCCTTTCCTACCCGATGGCCATTGACTGTGAAGATGAATTTGATACCCTGGTCGGCAGAATCAGGGAAGATGAGTCAATCGCCAATGGTATTAATCTGTGGGTGGTTTCAGACAATATCCTGAAAGGGGCTGCCCTGAATGCGGTGCAGATTGCCGAGGAGTTGATAAAAAACCACATTTAAACAAGATGATCTGCTGCTGAAACGCTCCGGCAGGTGAATCTGAGGGCTCTTTGTTTGCGTATAATATCCGGCGCCGCGAAAGGGCGGAAACTTTACACCCCTGGCAACAGAAGTAAAAAGGGCTCAATCCGGCCGACTTCCGACAAGGTTCGGGAATCAATTTTCAATATTCTTGGTTCGAGGTCTGTTACGGGCAACGTTCTTGATCTGTATGCCGGTACCGGCGCCTTGGGTCTTGAGGCCTTGAGTCGTGGTGCATATTTCGGGGCTTTTGTTGATCATGACCGCAAAGCGTTTGAATTGATCAATAGAAACCTCGATCTTTGCGGGTTTTCAGAGGTCGGGATTGTCTATCAGCGAGATCTTAAGAGAGGGCTTGGTTTTCTCGAGAAGGCAGAGCCGCGGGTCTATGACCTGGTATTCATCGACCCGCCCTATCATACAGGAGCAACCGTGACATCTCTTCAGGAACTCAATGATCGGGGGCTGCTCGGTAAAGATGGTCTGGTCATTGTTGAAGATGCCAGTGGTGTCGATTTGCCGGAAGGAATCGGGAGTCTTGAGCGGGTCGATTTTCGCAGATACGGAGACACCTCGGTCTGGATATATCAGAACATGGGAGTGAATTGAGAAAAATGAGCCATTCTGGAAATCCAGTTCGTCAGGCCTCCCGAGGAACCGTGGCCGTTTATCCCGGAACGTTTGATCCGATCACCATGGGTCACCTGGATATTGTGAACAGGAGTCTTGAGCTTTTCGACAAGGTCATCATCGCCATTGCCAAAAATATTGCCAAGAAACCCCTGTTCTCGATCGATGAGCGATTGGTGATGATCAGGGAGTGTTTTCCTGACTCCGGAGGGCGGATAGAAGTTGACACGGTTGACGGGTTGCTGGTTGATTATGCATACAGCAAGGGGGCGAAGGCGATTATTCGCGGGCTTCGGGCTGTCTCTGATTTTGACTATGAATTCCAGCTGGCGTTGATGAATCGCCGGATCGAAAGGGAAGTGGAGACGGTGTTTCTGATGACCGGTTTTCGCTGGATATTCATCAGTTCCTCGATTATCAAGGATGCAGCACAGTACGGGGGTGATGTCAGCGGTCTGGTGCCTGATCACGTTTGTGAAAAATTGCGGGAAAAGTATCTGCAAAGCTCAAAGCCGCGGTAACCTCCTCTCTTTGCATTGCCCCTCCATGTTTCAACTTGCGTTTCACCCGGTGGAATGAATTCTTTTTATCTTGCATGAGAACAGATATGGATAAAATCATGCCTGAAAGGTGTTGCACGGCTGAAAGACGTTCTTTGCTCATTTCAGGCTGGACGTTTATCAAACTCTGGGCTGTCGGGCTTGTTTTGTTGCCGGTGATTCGTTTCATAAATTTCAGAGTCCCTGCTCAGCCACGTATTTTTTCGGTCAAGAAAGGTCTGAAAAAGGATGGGTTTATCCTGGAGCCGGATTTCATTATTTTTTCTGAAGAAACGGGGCCGGTCGCAATTTCGCGAAAATGTACTCATCTCGGGTGTCGTCTCAACTATCATGAAACAGAAAAAATTCTGATCTGCCCATGTCACCAGAGCAAATTTACCAGGAAGGGCAAGAGAATCGCCGGTCCGGCCGAGAGAGATTTGCCGGTGTATGATGTTGAGACAATCGTTGAGGAAAACGGCAATTCTTATCTGGTCACCGTGATCTGATTTTTATCCGGGAAATATTTGATGAAATGGGTTCTGGGCATACGTTGGGGCGCTAAAAGTCTTGTTTCTCTCTACATATCCGTAATTTCCGGAATTGTCATCGCATTGCAGTATGACCCTGCAACCCCGTTCTACTCGACCGGTTCTTTGGAGGCCCTGATTCCGTTCGGCCAATTCTGGCGGTCTCTACACTATTATTCCAGCCAGTTGTTTTTTGTTTTTCTTTTGGTGC harbors:
- a CDS encoding aspartate-semialdehyde dehydrogenase — encoded protein: MSNENRKFNVAVAGATGAVGGAMLKVLERRNFPVKELRLLASERSIGKKLRFRDQDIEVRLLDKNAFTGIDIALFSAGAARSLDFAPAAAAAGAVVVDNSSAFRMDPEIPLVVPEVNPHAIDQYKGRRIIANPNCSTIQMLVALKPIHDKVRIKRIVVSTYQAVSGTGAAAIAELKQQVLDYAAGREMLNKVYPHRIAFNCLPQIDSFLANGYTKEEMKMVNETRKIFEDRTIGVTATTVRVPVFYGHSEAVNIETAEKITADQVRELLRQAPGVKVVDDPATLSYPMAIDCEDEFDTLVGRIREDESIANGINLWVVSDNILKGAALNAVQIAEELIKNHI
- the rsmD gene encoding 16S rRNA (guanine(966)-N(2))-methyltransferase RsmD; translation: MRIISGAAKGRKLYTPGNRSKKGSIRPTSDKVRESIFNILGSRSVTGNVLDLYAGTGALGLEALSRGAYFGAFVDHDRKAFELINRNLDLCGFSEVGIVYQRDLKRGLGFLEKAEPRVYDLVFIDPPYHTGATVTSLQELNDRGLLGKDGLVIVEDASGVDLPEGIGSLERVDFRRYGDTSVWIYQNMGVN
- the coaD gene encoding pantetheine-phosphate adenylyltransferase gives rise to the protein MSHSGNPVRQASRGTVAVYPGTFDPITMGHLDIVNRSLELFDKVIIAIAKNIAKKPLFSIDERLVMIRECFPDSGGRIEVDTVDGLLVDYAYSKGAKAIIRGLRAVSDFDYEFQLALMNRRIEREVETVFLMTGFRWIFISSSIIKDAAQYGGDVSGLVPDHVCEKLREKYLQSSKPR
- a CDS encoding Rieske (2Fe-2S) protein, translated to MRTDMDKIMPERCCTAERRSLLISGWTFIKLWAVGLVLLPVIRFINFRVPAQPRIFSVKKGLKKDGFILEPDFIIFSEETGPVAISRKCTHLGCRLNYHETEKILICPCHQSKFTRKGKRIAGPAERDLPVYDVETIVEENGNSYLVTVI